Proteins from a genomic interval of Pogoniulus pusillus isolate bPogPus1 chromosome 42, bPogPus1.pri, whole genome shotgun sequence:
- the LOC135192466 gene encoding tumor necrosis factor receptor superfamily member 10A-like, translated as MRSVPRCDPRWLCLLPPLLLLTEVSLGAAAAAALKRRDKLDPLEPTGDTEHYYKKCPAGQHAERHCEEGKCFTKCLPCNESEFTEYPNDFPKCLRCQVCREDQVELSPCQATRNTQCACRNGTFCSPDHPCEMCQKCRPRCPKGEVELAACTPHSDRRCGPPTAASSGSSINLPLILGVVLLLGLLVLLLVCWKCCCQRSGDGRDLRRKSCSMVDYLWQQLRRVGSRDLETRDNDQNERQDKLLPGAPTSGTANVPRPEVAVPRTTDAPRQTLVPAQGRDPVMALRRSFDIFAEVVPLSHWKRYCRALDLLENDIDLAEKNDKYSREWFFQMLTTWHNKQGMSASVNTLLDTLHQLSLGGVARDISARLIKQGLFQHEGS; from the exons ATGCGCTCCGTGCCGCGCTGCGATCCTCgctggctctgcctcctgccgccgctgctgctgctcacg GAGGTttctctgggagctgctgctgcagcagcactgaagagAAGGGACAAGTTGGATCCCTTGGAGCCAACTGGAGACACTGAGCACTATTACAAGAAGTGCCCTGCTG GTCAACATGCTGAGAGGCACTGTGAGGAAGGAAAATGCTTCACCAAGTGTTTGCCCTGCAATGAAAGTGAATTCACTGAGTACCCAAACGACTTCCCCAAGTGCCTGCGCTGCCAGGTGTGCCGGGAAG ATCAGGTGGAGCTGAGTCCCTGCCAAGCCACCAGGAACACTCAGTGTGCCTGCAGGAACGGCACCTTCTGCTCCCCCGACCACCCCTGCGAGATGTGCCAGAAGTGCCGGCCCCG GTGTCCCAAGGGGGAAGtggagctggctgcctgcacaccGCACAGCGACCGCCGCTGTGGTCCTCCCACCGCTGCCTCCTCCGGCTCCTCCA TCAACCTGCCCCTGATCCTTGGAGTGGTGCTGCTCTTGGGGCTGCTTGTGCTCCTCTTGGTctgctggaagtgctgctgccagcgctCAG GGGATGGCAGAGACCTGCGAAGGAAGTCCTGCAGCATGGTG gactacctgtggcagcagctgaggagggtTGGCAGCAGGGACCTGGAGACGCGAGACAACGACCAGAACGAGCGCCAGGacaagctgctgccaggggcaccaACCTCAGGCACTGCCAATGTGCCAAGGCCAGAG GTGGCGGTGCCCAGGACCACTGATGCCCCCAGGCAGACTCTGGTTCCAGCGCAGGGCAGAGACCCTGTTATGG CTCTGCGCCGCTCCTTTGACATCTTCGCCGAGGTCGTGCCCCTGTCGCACTGGAAGAGGTACTGCAGagctctggacctgctggagaacgACATCGACCTGGCCGAGAAGAACGACAAATACTCCCGGGAGTGGTTCTTCCAGATGCTCACCACCTGGCACAACAAGCAGGGCATGAGCGCCTCGGTGAACACCCTGCTGGACACCCTGCACCAGCTCAGCCTGGGAGGGGTTGCCAGGGACATCTCGGCCAGGCTGATCAAGCAGGGCTTGTTCCAGCACGaaggcagctga
- the RHOBTB2 gene encoding rho-related BTB domain-containing protein 2, with protein sequence MDSDMDYERPNVETIKCVVVGDNAVGKTRLICARACNATLTQYQLLATHVPTVWAIDQYRVCQEVLERSRDVVDDVSVSLRLWDTFGDHHKDRRFAYGRSDVVVLCFSIANPNSLHHVKTMWYPEIKHFCPRAPVILVGCQLDLRYADLEAVNRARRPLARPIKPNEILPPEKGREVAKELGIPYYETSVVAQFGIKDVFDNAIRAALISRRHLQFWKSHLRNVQRPLLQAPFLPPRPPPPIIIVPDPPSNNEERPAHLLEDPLCADVILVLQEKIKIYAHKIYLSTSSSKFYDLFLMDLSEEDQQGAAGQGLGAAGGERGAPHPEERHHGRDFLLRAASFDICESTEEAGSGQRKPCLRASTSDGILRGERYGQGQRRGRDLSSWSRAFASIQEELAEDPLTYKPKPMVVVKMEASIQPGPFRAVLKYLYTGELDEKERDLMHIAHIAELLEVFDLRMMVANILNNEAFMNQEITKAFHVRRTNRVKECLAKGTFSDVTFVLDDGAISAHKPLLISSCDWMAAMFGGPFVESSTNEVALPYTSKSCMRAVLEYLYTGQFSSSPDLDDMKLIILANRLCLPHLVALTEQYTVTGLMEAAQMMVDIDGDVLLFLELAQFHCAYQLADWCLHHICTNYNNVCRKFPRDMKAMSGENQEYFEKHRWPPVWYLKEEDHYQRAKKEREKEDYLHLKRQPKRRWLFWNASSSPSSSPSSSAATASSSSSSSSSSAVV encoded by the exons ATGGATTCTGACATGGATTATGAGAGGCCAAACGTAGAAACCATCAAGTGTGTCGTGGTTGGGGACAACGCAGTGGGCAAGACTCGGCTCATCTGTGCCCGCGCCTGCAACGCCACCCTGACCCAGTaccagctgctggccacccACGTGCCCACGGTGTGGGCCATCGACCAGTACCGCGTCTGCCAGgag GTGCTGGAGCGCTCCCGGGATGTGGTAGATGATGTTAGTGTGTCCCTGCGCCTCTGGGACACCTTTGGGGACCACCACAAGGACAGACGCTTCGCCTATGGCAG GTCTGACGtggtggttctgtgcttctccaTTGCCAACCCCAACTCCCTGCACCACGTGAAGACCATGTGGTACCCAGAGATCAAACACTTCTGCCCCCGTGCCCCTGTCATCCTGGTGGGCTGCCAGCTCGACCTCCGCTACGCCGACCTGGAGGCCGTCAACCGGGCACGGAGACCCTTGGCCAG gCCGATCAAACCGAACGAGATCCTTCCCccggagaaggggagggaggtggCCAAGGAGCTGGGCATCCCCTACTACGAGACGAGCGTGGTGGCCCAGTTCGGCATCAAGGACGTCTTCGACAACGCCATCCGTGCCGCCCTCATCTCCCGCCGGCACCTGCAGTTCTGGAAGTCTCACCTCCGCAACGTGCAGAGACCTCTCCTCCAAGCCCCCTTCCTGCCTCCCAGGCCCCCTCCGCCCATCATCATCGTCCCTGACCCCCCCTCCAACAACGAGGAGCGCCCGGCTCACCTCTTGGAGGACCCCCTGTGCGCGGACGTCATCCTGGTGCTGCAAGAGAAGATCAAAATCTACGCACACAAGATCTacctctccacctcctcctccaagtTTTACGACCTGTTCCTCATGGACCTGAGCGAGGAGGACCAGCAGGGCGCCGCGGGGCAGGGCTTGGGGGCGGCGGGCGGCGAGCGGGGAGCGCCGCACCCGGAGGAGAGGCACCACGGGAGGGATTTCCTCCtccgagctgccagctttgatATCTGCGAGAGCACCGAGGAGGCCGGGTCCGGCCAGCGAAAACCGTGCCTTAGAGCCTCCACCAGCGACGGCATCCTGCGCGGCGAGCGCTACGGGCAGGGGCAGCGGCGGGGCAGGGACCTCTCCTCCTGGAGCCGAGCGTTCGCCAGCATCCAGGAGGAGCTGGCCGAGGATCCCTTAACTTACAAGCCCAAACCCATGGTGGTGGTGAAGATGGAGGCTTCCATCCAGCCGGGGCCCTTCCGGGCCGTGCTGAAGTACCTGTACACGGGGGAGCTGGACgagaaggagagggacctgatgCACATCGCTCACATCGCCGAGCTGCTGGAGGTCTTCGACCTGCGCATGATGGTGGCAAACATCCTCAACAATGAGGCGTTCATGAACCAGGAGATCACCAAAGCCTTCCACGTCCGGAGGACCAACAGGGTGAAGGAATGCCTGGCCAAGGGGACGTTCTCAG ATGTCACCTTCGTGCTGGATGATGGTGCTATCAGTGCCCACAAGCccctgctcatctccagctgtgaCTGGATGGCTGCAATGTTCGGTGGCCCCTTTGTGGAGAGCTCCACCAACGAG GTGGCCCTTCCTTACACCAGCAAGAGCTGCatgagggcagtgctggagtacCTCTACACTGGGCAGTTCAGCTCCAGCCCCGACCTGGACGATATGAAGCTCATCATCCTCGCCAACCGCCTCTGCCTGCCACACCTGGTGGCTCTCACTG aGCAGTACACAGTGACTGGGCTGATGGAGGCGGCGCAGATGATGGTGGACATCGATGGGGACGTGCTCCTGTTCCTGGAGCTGGCTCAG TTCCACTGCGCCTACCAGCTGGCGGATTGGtgcctgcaccacatctgcaccaACTACAACAACGTCTGCCGCAAGTTCCCCCGCGACATGAAGGCTATGTCGGGAG AGAACCAGGAGTACTTCGAGAAGCATCGCTGGCCGCCGGTGTGGTACCTGAAGGAGGAGGACCACTACCAGCGGGCGAAGAAGGAGCGGGAGAAGGAAGACTACCTCCACCTCAAGCGGCAGCCCAAGCGGCGCTGGCTCTTCTGGAacgcctcctcctccccttcttcctctccttcgtcgtcggcagccacagcctcctcttcttcctcctcttcctcctcctcggcTGTGGTTTGA